One window from the genome of Cyclobacterium amurskyense encodes:
- the gyrB gene encoding DNA topoisomerase (ATP-hydrolyzing) subunit B yields the protein MSKEKASSNKNDYSAQNIQVLEGLEAVRKRPAMYIGDIGFKGLHHLIWEVVDNSIDEALAGHCDTISVTVHEDNSVSVQDNGRGIPTDFHEKENRSALEVVMTVLHAGGKFDKDTYKVSGGLHGVGVSCVNALSSLMKVTVKRGGKVHEQEYVRGVPQYEVREIGTTESRGTHVHFKPDHEIFQILEYKYETIATRLREMAFLNAGIRIKLTDQREKDDEGNFRSDDFYSEGGLVEFVEYLDENKQKIIETPIYIESEKNGVPVQVAMGYNNSYTENVVSYVNTINTYEGGTHVSGFRRALTRTLKSYADKSGMLDKVKLEISGDDFREGLTAVISVKVAEPQFEGQTKTKLGNSDVTGAVDASVSETLQFWLLEHPKEAKIIIGKVVLAAQARHAAKKAREMVQRKNVLGGGGLPGKLADCANSDPAVCELYLVEGDSAGGSAKQGRDRDFQAILPLKGKILNVEKAHEHKIYDNDEIKNILTALGVKFGTANDEKELDLSKLRYHKIIIMTDADIDGSHIRTLILTLFFRYMRSLIENGYVYIALPPFYLLKRGKEERYCWTEEDRQRVIKELAPDGKEDSVGIQRYKGLGEMNPEQLWTTTMDPDTRTLKRVTIDSAAEADHLFSMLMGDEVAPRREFIEKNAKYAKIDT from the coding sequence ATGAGTAAGGAAAAAGCGTCGTCGAATAAAAACGATTATTCAGCCCAGAATATTCAGGTGTTGGAAGGGTTGGAAGCGGTTAGGAAAAGACCCGCCATGTATATTGGTGATATAGGTTTTAAAGGTTTACATCATTTAATATGGGAGGTAGTAGATAACTCCATTGATGAAGCACTAGCCGGACATTGTGATACCATTTCAGTCACAGTTCATGAAGATAACTCTGTTTCAGTACAGGATAATGGTAGAGGTATTCCTACTGACTTCCATGAGAAGGAAAATAGATCGGCACTAGAAGTGGTAATGACTGTTTTGCATGCTGGAGGTAAATTTGATAAAGATACCTACAAAGTATCAGGTGGTCTTCATGGAGTAGGTGTTTCCTGTGTTAACGCACTTTCCTCTCTTATGAAGGTAACTGTCAAAAGAGGTGGGAAAGTACATGAACAAGAGTATGTAAGAGGTGTTCCTCAATATGAAGTTAGAGAAATAGGCACCACTGAATCTCGTGGAACCCATGTGCATTTTAAGCCTGATCATGAAATATTTCAGATCTTAGAATACAAATATGAAACCATAGCAACTCGTTTGCGTGAGATGGCCTTTTTGAATGCTGGCATAAGAATTAAACTTACCGACCAAAGAGAAAAGGACGATGAGGGTAATTTCAGGTCCGATGACTTCTATTCTGAAGGTGGGCTTGTTGAGTTTGTTGAGTATTTGGATGAAAACAAACAAAAAATCATTGAGACACCTATTTATATAGAGTCTGAGAAAAATGGTGTGCCTGTTCAGGTCGCCATGGGGTACAATAACTCCTATACAGAGAATGTGGTTTCTTATGTAAATACCATCAATACTTATGAGGGAGGGACCCACGTTTCGGGTTTTAGAAGAGCCCTTACAAGAACCCTTAAGAGCTATGCTGACAAGTCAGGAATGCTAGATAAGGTGAAATTAGAGATATCAGGTGATGATTTCCGGGAAGGCCTTACAGCTGTAATATCCGTGAAAGTAGCAGAGCCGCAGTTTGAAGGACAGACAAAAACCAAGTTGGGTAACTCAGATGTGACAGGTGCCGTAGATGCTTCTGTTTCTGAAACCTTACAATTTTGGTTGCTAGAACATCCAAAAGAGGCTAAAATAATTATTGGTAAAGTAGTGCTGGCCGCCCAAGCCAGACATGCTGCCAAAAAAGCCCGTGAGATGGTACAACGGAAGAATGTACTTGGCGGTGGTGGACTACCTGGTAAATTGGCTGATTGTGCTAATTCTGATCCGGCTGTATGTGAATTGTACCTTGTCGAAGGGGACTCGGCAGGTGGATCAGCGAAGCAAGGAAGAGATAGAGATTTCCAAGCGATTTTGCCGCTAAAAGGAAAGATATTGAACGTAGAAAAAGCGCATGAGCATAAAATCTACGACAATGATGAAATAAAAAATATTTTGACTGCTTTAGGGGTCAAATTTGGCACTGCAAATGATGAGAAGGAATTGGATTTGTCCAAACTCCGTTACCACAAAATTATCATCATGACGGATGCTGATATTGATGGTTCTCACATTAGAACATTGATTCTTACATTATTCTTCAGGTACATGAGAAGTTTGATAGAAAACGGATATGTGTACATAGCTTTACCACCATTCTACTTATTGAAGAGAGGAAAAGAGGAGAGGTACTGCTGGACAGAGGAAGATAGACAAAGGGTAATCAAAGAGTTAGCTCCTGATGGGAAAGAAGATAGTGTTGGAATACAAAGGTATAAAGGACTTGGAGAAATGAATCCTGAGCAACTTTGGACAACAACTATGGACCCTGATACGAGAACCTTGAAGAGAGTAACCATAGATTCTGCTGCGGAAGCTGATCATTTATTTAGTATGCTAATGGGTGATGAAGTAGCTCCTCGTAGAGAGTTTATTGAGAAAAATGCTAAATATGCCAAAATTGATACCTAA
- a CDS encoding CoA-binding protein gives METSKKTVIIGASPNPSRYAHTAAIMLKERDVPFVPVGIKTGIISGEKILNLRDKPSIPDVHTVTLYVGPKNQLEWYDYILSLKPDRIIYNPGTENQEFMEMAEKEGIDVLEACTLVLLSTNQY, from the coding sequence ATGGAAACAAGTAAGAAGACGGTGATCATAGGAGCAAGTCCTAATCCTTCGAGATATGCGCATACTGCAGCTATAATGTTGAAAGAAAGAGATGTCCCCTTCGTGCCTGTGGGCATTAAAACCGGAATAATCTCCGGTGAAAAAATCTTGAATTTAAGAGATAAGCCAAGTATTCCTGATGTTCATACAGTGACCCTTTATGTAGGACCTAAAAACCAATTAGAATGGTATGATTATATATTGTCACTAAAGCCCGATAGAATAATATATAATCCAGGTACTGAAAATCAAGAGTTTATGGAAATGGCGGAAAAGGAAGGTATTGATGTTTTAGAAGCTTGTACACTTGTCCTTCTAAGCACAAATCAGTACTAG
- a CDS encoding NAD(P)/FAD-dependent oxidoreductase: MKKELQLVLSPEEAYDEALFQKTVAEKSGLSSHKNLIIRTTKRSIDARSKKVKINVTVEIFSGQNPEPLINSGKDYPNVKNSEPIIIVGAGPAGLFAALRAIELGVKPIVLERGKDVRARRRDLAALNKEHIVNPDSNYCFGEGGAGTYSDGKLYTRSKKRGDLRRIMEILVAHGANEDILVDAHPHIGTNKLPILIAELRESILAAGGEVLFNTKVTDFLIEKDSIKGVVTSDGEKISGIGVILATGHSARDVFHLLSRKNILIEAKPFALGVRIEHDQKLIDRIQYHCQSDRGPYLPASSYSLVQQTVLNGKQRGVFSFCMCPGGFIVPSASSPGEIVVNGMSPSRRDGKFANSGMVVAVELEDLPKYQKYGPLSALVFQQEVEQAAWEVGGKSQVAPAQRMMDFVNNKLSKDLLETSYQPGLKSANFNDFLPEFIAKRLAMALPLMDKKMKGYYTNDAHLVGVESRTSSPVRIPRTKEGFEHPQISRLYPCGEGAGFAGGIVSAAMDGERCAEKLIEKYAKMDIGSA; the protein is encoded by the coding sequence ATGAAAAAAGAATTGCAGCTGGTTCTCAGTCCGGAAGAAGCTTATGATGAAGCATTGTTTCAAAAAACCGTAGCAGAAAAATCAGGACTTTCTAGCCACAAAAACTTAATAATAAGGACAACCAAAAGGTCCATTGATGCCAGAAGTAAAAAGGTTAAAATCAATGTAACGGTGGAGATCTTTAGTGGTCAGAACCCTGAACCATTGATCAATAGTGGCAAAGATTACCCTAATGTAAAAAATAGTGAGCCCATTATTATTGTAGGAGCAGGTCCTGCTGGGCTTTTTGCTGCACTAAGAGCGATAGAACTTGGTGTAAAACCCATAGTTCTGGAGCGTGGAAAAGATGTTCGGGCCCGACGAAGAGACCTTGCAGCTTTGAACAAAGAGCATATCGTAAACCCTGATTCCAACTATTGTTTTGGAGAAGGGGGGGCTGGTACTTATTCTGATGGAAAACTATATACTAGATCCAAGAAAAGAGGGGATTTGAGGCGGATAATGGAAATTTTAGTAGCCCATGGTGCCAATGAGGATATTTTAGTGGATGCCCACCCTCATATTGGCACCAATAAATTACCAATACTTATTGCCGAATTACGAGAAAGTATTTTAGCAGCTGGGGGTGAAGTTTTGTTCAATACAAAAGTTACAGACTTCCTGATAGAAAAAGACAGTATTAAAGGTGTGGTCACGAGTGATGGGGAGAAAATTTCAGGTATTGGAGTGATTTTGGCCACTGGCCATTCTGCTAGAGATGTTTTTCACCTCCTCTCAAGAAAGAACATATTGATAGAGGCAAAGCCTTTTGCCTTGGGTGTTCGCATAGAGCATGATCAAAAATTAATTGACAGGATCCAATACCATTGCCAATCAGATAGAGGCCCTTATTTGCCCGCCTCTTCTTATAGTTTGGTACAACAAACGGTTTTGAATGGCAAGCAGCGAGGCGTTTTCTCATTCTGCATGTGTCCTGGTGGTTTTATTGTGCCTTCAGCTTCCTCTCCTGGAGAAATAGTAGTGAATGGAATGAGTCCAAGTAGAAGAGATGGTAAATTTGCCAATTCTGGTATGGTTGTGGCTGTAGAATTGGAAGATTTACCCAAATACCAAAAGTATGGCCCACTATCGGCTTTGGTCTTTCAACAGGAAGTAGAGCAGGCAGCCTGGGAAGTGGGTGGGAAATCACAGGTAGCTCCCGCCCAAAGGATGATGGATTTTGTGAATAATAAGCTAAGCAAGGACTTATTGGAGACTTCTTACCAGCCGGGGCTCAAAAGTGCTAATTTTAATGATTTCTTGCCTGAGTTTATAGCTAAGCGTTTGGCAATGGCTTTGCCGCTGATGGATAAAAAAATGAAAGGGTATTATACCAATGATGCCCATTTAGTAGGAGTGGAAAGCAGGACTTCTTCCCCTGTAAGAATTCCTAGAACGAAAGAAGGCTTTGAACATCCACAAATCAGTAGGCTTTACCCATGTGGTGAAGGGGCCGGCTTTGCAGGAGGGATTGTTTCGGCTGCCATGGATGGCGAAAGGTGTGCGGAAAAATTGATTGAAAAGTATGCCAAAATGGATATTGGAAGTGCATAA
- a CDS encoding tryptophan 2,3-dioxygenase family protein yields the protein MEKKYPEKEIVDKIKQLEEKFRASGQDLSSYLEGLLHADYLNYWDYINLDTLLTLQQPRTSFKDEKIFIIYHQITELYFNLILWELEQMAAVENISVKFFKDRLKRVIMYFDLLISSFAVMWKGMEREQFMKFRMSLLPASGFQSAQYRMIEIMCTDIQNLVYLEEREDYKDINLTSIDSLFDILYWQYGAKELATGEKTLTLKSFEEKYGTELKELISKFRKNNLWKKYIYLEEKDDELTKLMKELDEKANVYWPLAHYKSAVKYLHKNPMDIAATGGTNWQKFLPPRFQKVIFYPELWTELEIKEWGKRWVETEVLDAVEK from the coding sequence ATGGAAAAAAAATATCCCGAAAAGGAAATTGTAGATAAAATTAAACAACTGGAAGAAAAGTTTAGAGCCTCAGGCCAGGATTTATCTTCTTATTTGGAAGGCTTGTTGCATGCAGATTATCTTAATTATTGGGATTATATAAATCTTGACACCTTATTGACCCTGCAGCAACCACGAACTTCTTTTAAGGACGAAAAGATTTTCATCATCTATCATCAGATAACTGAACTTTACTTTAACCTCATCCTTTGGGAGTTGGAGCAAATGGCGGCTGTTGAAAATATTAGTGTGAAGTTTTTTAAAGATAGGCTTAAAAGGGTCATTATGTATTTTGACCTTTTGATCTCTTCTTTTGCGGTGATGTGGAAAGGGATGGAAAGAGAACAATTCATGAAGTTTAGGATGTCTTTACTTCCTGCGAGTGGTTTTCAAAGTGCTCAGTACAGAATGATCGAAATCATGTGCACAGATATTCAGAATCTTGTGTACCTAGAGGAAAGGGAAGATTACAAAGACATTAACCTTACTAGCATCGATAGTCTTTTTGATATTCTCTATTGGCAATATGGGGCCAAAGAGCTGGCTACGGGTGAAAAAACCTTGACACTCAAATCCTTTGAAGAGAAATACGGTACGGAGTTAAAGGAATTGATCTCAAAATTCAGAAAGAACAACTTGTGGAAAAAGTACATTTACCTTGAAGAAAAGGATGATGAACTGACTAAGTTGATGAAAGAGCTTGACGAGAAGGCCAATGTTTATTGGCCTCTTGCCCATTATAAATCTGCAGTCAAATACCTACATAAAAACCCTATGGATATTGCCGCTACTGGCGGTACCAATTGGCAAAAGTTTTTGCCTCCTAGATTTCAAAAAGTAATTTTTTATCCCGAATTGTGGACGGAATTAGAAATCAAGGAGTGGGGAAAGCGTTGGGTAGAGACAGAAGTGCTAGATGCGGTTGAAAAATAG
- a CDS encoding DUF1573 domain-containing protein, which produces MKNTVFLLIVGILLLSSFIEVHSQEVELKGLVWENNLVNIGAVLPERGEGVADFYYLNQTDSNAYIKEVITDCGCAVVAYSEDTLASGKVGHLQVTFDPESRGGSFSKMIVVKTNVKPLGDSLFLEGVNVHYPNSPESYYKVKKNNLGFVFDQINLGTLFTNKPKFKILDFYNFNEFPVQLNLKQDSLPSYVKVRMVPSVVESNTRGVLEIEYDPSLRNDLGYIRDTLKLSVLTGERFELPIHLMATIHEYFEPLPVSQVDKVPKLKINEMEIDLGKISARNVVSRILTLENEGPLPLNIRKIVTNCDCLTYELPAMDLQSGDKMDLVFTFDPKGRKGIDHKTITFFSNDPLTPTKTVVIKSRIN; this is translated from the coding sequence ATGAAGAACACAGTGTTTTTATTAATAGTTGGTATTTTATTGCTTTCCTCATTCATAGAGGTTCATAGTCAGGAAGTTGAGCTTAAAGGATTGGTCTGGGAAAACAATTTGGTAAATATTGGGGCTGTTTTGCCTGAGCGAGGAGAAGGAGTGGCAGATTTTTATTATTTGAATCAAACTGATTCCAATGCATATATAAAAGAGGTCATTACCGACTGTGGTTGTGCGGTGGTTGCTTATTCGGAGGATACTTTAGCCTCAGGAAAGGTAGGGCACCTTCAAGTTACATTTGATCCTGAATCTCGAGGAGGAAGTTTTTCGAAAATGATTGTGGTGAAAACAAATGTGAAACCATTGGGAGATTCTTTGTTTTTAGAAGGTGTAAATGTACACTATCCCAATAGTCCTGAATCCTATTATAAGGTCAAGAAAAATAACCTGGGCTTTGTTTTTGACCAAATTAATTTGGGTACCTTGTTTACAAACAAGCCGAAATTTAAAATCCTGGATTTTTATAATTTTAATGAATTTCCAGTGCAATTGAATTTAAAACAGGATAGCCTTCCTTCATATGTAAAAGTACGAATGGTGCCTTCAGTAGTAGAGAGCAATACTAGAGGTGTTTTAGAAATTGAATACGATCCTTCCCTAAGAAATGATTTGGGTTATATTCGGGATACACTTAAGTTATCTGTTTTGACTGGGGAGCGGTTTGAATTGCCGATTCATTTAATGGCTACCATTCACGAATATTTTGAGCCATTGCCAGTAAGTCAGGTGGATAAAGTTCCCAAACTCAAGATCAATGAAATGGAAATTGATTTGGGTAAGATTAGTGCTAGAAATGTGGTGTCCAGAATTTTGACCCTAGAAAATGAAGGACCGCTACCACTGAACATAAGGAAAATAGTTACCAATTGCGATTGCTTGACTTATGAGCTTCCTGCAATGGACTTACAAAGTGGAGATAAAATGGATCTTGTATTTACCTTTGACCCCAAAGGTAGGAAAGGGATTGACCATAAAACAATCACCTTCTTTAGCAATGACCCTTTAACACCGACCAAGACAGTGGTCATTAAAAGTAGAATTAATTGA
- the trpS gene encoding tryptophan--tRNA ligase — translation MARVLTGIQSSGKPHLGNILGAIKPAITLTKNEDNESFIFIADFHSLTTIKDPVERINNVNAVAAAWLAFGLDINRSVFYRQSRIPQVTELTWYLSCFTPYPMLANAHSFKDKSDRLADVNAGLFTYPVLMAADILLYGADIVPVGKDQLQHLEISRDIASTFNHRIGEELLKIPEARISNDVMIIPGTDGQKMSKSYNNYIDIFLPEKQLKKNVNTIITDSTPLEEPKDPDVCNVYKLYKLIADEDQTLALREKYLAGNFGYGHAKKELLGLILDTYKNEREQYAYFLNNLPDLESKLMAGEEKAREEADKLLAILRKRLGFG, via the coding sequence ATGGCAAGAGTACTCACAGGTATACAAAGTTCAGGGAAACCGCATTTAGGGAATATATTGGGTGCAATAAAACCAGCCATAACCTTGACTAAAAATGAAGACAATGAGTCTTTCATTTTTATTGCGGATTTCCACTCCCTTACAACGATTAAAGATCCTGTAGAAAGGATTAACAATGTCAACGCCGTGGCAGCAGCATGGCTCGCTTTTGGACTTGACATCAATAGGTCTGTATTTTACCGACAGTCAAGAATTCCCCAAGTAACGGAGTTAACCTGGTACCTGAGTTGCTTTACTCCTTATCCCATGTTGGCCAATGCCCATAGTTTTAAGGACAAATCTGATCGATTAGCAGATGTGAATGCAGGGCTATTTACTTATCCTGTTTTGATGGCTGCAGATATACTTTTGTATGGAGCGGACATTGTGCCTGTTGGCAAAGATCAATTGCAACATTTAGAGATTTCCAGGGACATTGCCAGCACCTTTAACCATCGCATTGGAGAAGAGTTGCTCAAAATACCGGAGGCTAGAATCAGTAATGATGTAATGATTATCCCTGGCACTGATGGTCAAAAAATGAGCAAATCCTACAACAACTATATTGACATCTTCTTACCTGAAAAGCAACTAAAGAAAAATGTCAACACCATAATTACCGACAGCACTCCATTAGAAGAGCCTAAGGATCCCGATGTTTGTAATGTTTACAAGCTGTATAAACTAATCGCAGATGAAGACCAAACTTTGGCTTTGAGAGAAAAATACCTTGCGGGAAATTTTGGCTATGGTCACGCTAAAAAGGAGTTACTTGGGTTAATTCTGGATACCTATAAAAATGAAAGAGAGCAATATGCTTACTTCTTGAATAACCTCCCTGATCTGGAATCAAAATTAATGGCCGGGGAAGAGAAAGCGAGAGAGGAAGCAGACAAACTTTTAGCCATCCTAAGAAAACGACTTGGTTTCGGTTAA
- a CDS encoding phospho-sugar mutase encodes MTDASIINKAQAWLSSNIDEKSKLEIKALLDAPDDTELIDSFYKDLEFGTGGLRGLMGVGSNRINVYTIGMATQGLANYLKLSFPGEDISLAITHDSRINNTLFAETTANVLTANGIKVKYFKEMRPTPMLSFAIRHYGCKSGVMVTASHNPKEYNGYKVYWDDGGQVVAPHDKNIITEVLKIKSIDDVNWNKNDALKEYIEEDFDLIYLNEVEKLSMSPQTNLVEKDMTIVFSPIHGASGKMVPAALNVFGFENIHVVKEQIEPDGNFPTVKYPNPEETEALDLSIKLAKEVNAELVLACDPDGDRYAAVVKNEKNEYELLNGNQTGALIIYYLLSMYREQGRLTGKQFTVSTIVTTGLLGEISKGFDVPYYDVLTGFKNIAAVILANEGKKEFIAGGEESYGFLVGDFVRDKDGVSACAIVAEIMAYYKQKGMSIIDVLAEIYMSYGFYKESLISITKKGKDGAEQIQQLMKGFRTNKPTSINGIAVSKIVDVQESKVYDMKAGTASVLDLEKSNVIQFYLEDGSKISARPSGTEPKIKYYISVNEKLPNREAYRATEASLDAKINALKKFFE; translated from the coding sequence ATGACAGATGCATCCATAATCAACAAGGCGCAAGCGTGGCTTAGTAGTAACATCGACGAAAAGAGTAAACTAGAGATAAAGGCCTTGCTGGACGCTCCGGACGATACTGAACTTATCGATTCTTTTTATAAAGACTTAGAATTTGGAACAGGTGGCCTGAGAGGCCTAATGGGCGTTGGTTCCAACCGAATTAACGTATATACTATAGGTATGGCTACCCAGGGTTTAGCTAATTACCTAAAACTTAGTTTTCCAGGTGAAGACATTAGTCTTGCTATCACTCACGATTCACGTATCAATAACACCTTATTTGCGGAGACTACTGCCAATGTACTTACTGCCAATGGCATAAAGGTGAAGTACTTTAAAGAAATGCGTCCCACTCCAATGTTGTCCTTCGCTATCAGGCATTATGGTTGTAAAAGTGGTGTAATGGTAACCGCCTCACACAACCCTAAAGAATACAATGGCTACAAAGTCTATTGGGACGATGGAGGACAAGTGGTTGCTCCGCATGACAAAAACATCATCACTGAGGTTTTAAAAATTAAGTCTATCGATGATGTAAATTGGAACAAAAACGATGCCTTGAAAGAATATATTGAGGAGGACTTTGATCTTATTTACCTTAATGAGGTAGAAAAATTAAGTATGTCACCTCAAACTAATTTGGTGGAAAAAGACATGACAATTGTATTCTCCCCAATCCATGGCGCTTCAGGAAAAATGGTTCCTGCAGCTTTAAACGTCTTTGGTTTTGAGAACATACATGTTGTAAAGGAGCAAATAGAGCCGGACGGCAATTTCCCTACAGTCAAATACCCTAACCCTGAAGAGACCGAGGCTCTTGACCTTTCTATAAAGCTGGCAAAAGAAGTAAACGCAGAGCTTGTTCTTGCGTGTGATCCTGATGGAGACAGGTATGCCGCAGTCGTCAAAAACGAAAAAAACGAATACGAATTACTTAATGGTAACCAAACAGGGGCCCTTATTATTTATTACTTGCTCAGCATGTACAGAGAGCAAGGCAGACTTACCGGAAAACAATTCACTGTTAGTACTATTGTAACCACGGGGCTTCTTGGTGAGATTAGCAAAGGTTTCGATGTTCCCTATTATGATGTACTTACAGGCTTTAAAAATATTGCTGCTGTAATCCTTGCCAACGAAGGTAAAAAGGAATTTATAGCCGGTGGTGAAGAGAGTTACGGATTCTTGGTTGGTGATTTTGTTAGAGACAAAGATGGAGTATCTGCCTGTGCAATTGTCGCTGAGATAATGGCCTATTACAAGCAAAAAGGCATGTCAATTATTGATGTTCTGGCTGAGATATACATGTCCTACGGTTTTTATAAAGAATCCCTAATCTCCATCACCAAGAAAGGTAAAGATGGTGCTGAGCAAATTCAGCAATTGATGAAAGGTTTTAGAACCAATAAGCCTACATCAATTAATGGTATTGCGGTTAGTAAAATAGTGGATGTTCAGGAAAGTAAAGTTTATGACATGAAGGCTGGTACAGCATCAGTTCTGGATCTGGAAAAATCAAATGTTATACAATTTTACCTCGAAGATGGAAGTAAAATCTCCGCTAGACCATCCGGCACAGAGCCAAAAATCAAATATTATATTTCAGTGAATGAAAAGCTGCCAAATAGAGAAGCTTACCGGGCAACTGAAGCTTCTTTGGATGCAAAAATTAATGCTTTGAAGAAATTCTTCGAATAG
- a CDS encoding DUF2141 domain-containing protein, whose amino-acid sequence MINQAVIILVSVLMALTTQGTGSQITIKIDLQSEAKGLVQLLLFKGEKGFPDQSDEAVLSASARVENGKAIFKFSNLDKGTYAVAAFHDGNEDGEMRKTLLGIPKDAYGFSNNARGTFSAPSFESASFELPEGSHTISFILK is encoded by the coding sequence ATGATTAACCAAGCTGTAATAATTCTTGTATCTGTTTTGATGGCCTTGACAACCCAAGGTACAGGTTCACAAATTACCATTAAAATTGACCTGCAAAGTGAGGCTAAAGGTCTTGTTCAGCTTTTGCTTTTTAAAGGTGAGAAAGGTTTTCCAGATCAGTCTGATGAAGCGGTTTTAAGTGCTTCAGCAAGAGTTGAAAATGGGAAAGCAATATTCAAATTTAGTAACCTGGATAAAGGAACCTATGCAGTAGCCGCGTTTCATGATGGAAATGAAGATGGTGAAATGCGCAAAACCCTGCTGGGAATACCTAAAGATGCTTATGGCTTTTCTAATAATGCCAGAGGTACATTTTCTGCCCCCTCTTTTGAAAGTGCATCATTCGAGCTGCCAGAAGGTAGCCATACCATAAGTTTTATATTAAAATAA
- a CDS encoding AMP-binding protein, which translates to MITFGTSSFTFNQILKGDKSQLSPIYEEAFGFCFDWLNGKNDFTLQTSGSTGPPKNITVSRTQLIESAKATKLFFDLKEGCSMLCCLDTSKVAGKMMLVRAMEWGACLRVIPPESNPLKDLKNEVIDFVAFVPLQVEKMMSSASGKRALEQIHNIIIGGASISPQLREKVACLPGKVFQTYGMTETVSHIALANLKEKGDLKYKALPGVKLKVDEQNRLSIHAAMGGSIWLQTNDVVSLQSDTTFIWKGRSDHVVNSGGVKLYPEEIAQEMSELMSVYFPGKLFFLTGTADESLGQALILVVEGVGNNSNAVTFLKKARSILPKYHSPKQILFIPKFKVTPSGKIDQLRTLAK; encoded by the coding sequence ATGATAACATTCGGAACTTCATCTTTCACCTTTAACCAAATTTTAAAGGGAGACAAAAGTCAACTTTCTCCGATTTATGAAGAAGCATTTGGTTTTTGTTTTGATTGGTTAAATGGTAAAAATGATTTTACATTACAAACATCAGGGTCTACCGGTCCTCCTAAGAATATAACGGTGTCTCGTACCCAGCTAATTGAAAGTGCAAAGGCGACCAAGCTGTTTTTTGATTTAAAAGAAGGATGTAGCATGCTTTGTTGTCTGGACACTTCCAAGGTAGCAGGTAAAATGATGCTTGTAAGAGCCATGGAATGGGGGGCTTGTTTAAGAGTGATACCCCCAGAATCCAACCCTCTAAAGGATTTGAAAAACGAGGTTATTGATTTTGTCGCTTTTGTGCCTTTGCAAGTAGAAAAAATGATGAGTTCTGCGAGTGGAAAAAGAGCTTTAGAACAGATTCATAATATTATCATTGGAGGGGCCTCCATTTCGCCTCAATTAAGGGAGAAAGTTGCTTGTTTGCCAGGGAAAGTTTTTCAAACCTACGGGATGACAGAGACTGTTTCTCATATTGCCCTTGCCAATCTAAAAGAAAAAGGAGACCTAAAGTACAAAGCGCTACCAGGTGTAAAATTAAAAGTAGACGAGCAAAATAGATTGTCCATCCATGCAGCTATGGGAGGTTCTATCTGGTTGCAAACCAACGATGTTGTAAGTTTACAAAGTGACACAACTTTTATTTGGAAAGGAAGGTCGGACCATGTAGTGAATTCAGGTGGTGTAAAGCTTTATCCGGAAGAAATAGCACAAGAGATGAGTGAATTAATGTCTGTTTATTTTCCGGGAAAATTATTCTTCCTAACTGGAACCGCCGATGAAAGCTTGGGGCAGGCACTTATTTTGGTTGTTGAGGGGGTAGGAAATAATAGTAATGCGGTGACCTTTCTTAAGAAAGCCAGGTCAATCCTTCCCAAGTATCACAGTCCCAAACAAATCTTATTTATTCCTAAATTCAAGGTAACTCCTTCAGGAAAAATAGATCAATTGCGTACTTTAGCAAAATGA